Proteins co-encoded in one Gopherus evgoodei ecotype Sinaloan lineage chromosome 4, rGopEvg1_v1.p, whole genome shotgun sequence genomic window:
- the GREM1 gene encoding gremlin-1: protein MVRTVYAVGGLLLLAGILLPTAEGRKKNRGSQGAIPPPDKDQPNDSEQTQTKQQPGSRHRDRGTGTPMPAEEVLESSQEALHVTERKYLKRDWCKTQPLKQTIHEEGCNSHTIINRFCYGQCNSFYIPRHVRKEEGSFQSCSFCKPKKFTTMTVTLNCPELQPPRKKKRITRVKECRCISIDLD from the coding sequence ATGGTCCGCACAGTGTATGCTGTTGGTGGTCTGCTTCTTCTAGCTGGAATCCTGTTACCCACAGCAGAGGGGAGAAAGAAGAACCGTGGGTCTCAGGGAGCCATCCCACCTCCCGACAAGGATCAGCCCAATGATTCAGAGCAGACACAGACAAAGCAGCAGCCAGGTTCAAGGCATCGAGACCGGGGAACTGGCACACCAATGCCCGCCGAAGAGGTGCTGGAATCTAGCCAGGAAGCATTACATGTCACTGAACGCAAGTATCTTAAGCGGGATTGGTGTAAAACTCAGCCCCTCAAACAAACCATCCATGAAGAAGGCTGCAATAGTCATACTATTATCAACAGATTCTGCTATGGCCAGTGCAATTCTTTCTACATCCCAAGGCACGTCCGCAAAGAGGAAGGCTCTTTTCAGTCCTGTTCCTTCTGCAAACCTAAGAAGTTCACCACTATGACAGTTACACTCAATTGCCCTGAACTTCAGCCCCCTAGAAAGAAGAAGAGGATCACACGAGTCAAGGAATGTCGGTGTATATCCATAGATTTGGACTAG